From a single Bacillus sp. NEB1478 genomic region:
- the pknB gene encoding Stk1 family PASTA domain-containing Ser/Thr kinase, whose product MIGKRVSGRYKLLEVIGDGGMAIVYRAKDLILDRDVAVKVLRSEFNKDEDFIRRFKREAESATSLDHPNIVSIFDVGEDDDIYFIVMEYVQGKTLKQYIKEHGKLSVEESLHIMKQIGSGMAVAHDHGIIHRDIKPHNILITENGVAKLTDFGIALAITSATITHTNSILGSVHYFSPEQARGGIANAKSDIYSFGAVLYEMVTGRVPFVGESPVSVALKHLQENVIEPRRLNPEIPQSVENIILKALAKNPLHRYSSAQELLNDMNSALDPNRMYEQKWNEASDDDEKTKFITPIVPPDAPVSPLVDEEKGKGKKKKKKKWWLIILLSLLLLGGAGLASVTLLPSIFQLKEVSVPDVVGNDYEDAFDKLKAEGLDVKRQEVFDKEVEDGKVIRQDPAPQTKVKERSLVTLQVSKGPEKENMPDVEGMNIDSAEALLNDKGFTNISKNYEDSDTEPEGTVLSQNPDQDEKVTPSDTTVELTVSSGKPSIQVENLAGLTKEQVSNYANDAGLVVEYSEDFSDSVEEGKVISQDPSPFTQVEKGATISVVLSKGPEETEPPPPPPQETAPDRTTTEKIDVKVKGKPKKETVHVKIVYSDKNATDKVFIEEDIAENKIYSLPLTIAEGGTASYTVFINDKQDQAVTINYDDI is encoded by the coding sequence ATGATTGGAAAAAGAGTCAGCGGCCGCTACAAGCTTTTAGAGGTTATAGGTGACGGCGGAATGGCCATCGTTTATCGGGCAAAGGATTTAATTCTTGATAGAGATGTTGCTGTAAAAGTGCTTCGTTCGGAGTTTAATAAAGATGAAGATTTTATTAGACGCTTTAAAAGAGAAGCAGAATCTGCTACAAGTTTGGACCACCCGAATATTGTAAGCATTTTTGATGTAGGTGAAGACGACGATATATATTTTATCGTTATGGAGTATGTACAAGGTAAAACACTCAAACAATACATAAAAGAACACGGAAAGCTTTCTGTTGAAGAATCATTGCATATTATGAAACAAATAGGATCTGGAATGGCAGTGGCTCATGATCATGGAATCATCCACCGTGATATAAAACCTCATAACATTCTAATAACTGAAAACGGAGTTGCAAAGCTTACTGATTTCGGTATTGCATTAGCTATAACATCTGCAACGATCACGCATACGAATTCTATTTTAGGCTCTGTGCATTATTTTTCACCAGAACAAGCCCGTGGCGGAATCGCTAATGCAAAGTCTGATATTTATTCTTTTGGTGCTGTTCTTTACGAAATGGTTACAGGAAGAGTACCCTTTGTAGGTGAATCGCCTGTTTCAGTCGCACTCAAACATCTGCAGGAAAATGTGATCGAGCCAAGGAGATTGAACCCTGAGATTCCGCAAAGTGTCGAAAACATTATATTAAAAGCCTTGGCGAAAAATCCATTGCACAGATACAGCAGTGCACAAGAGTTATTAAATGATATGAATTCAGCGTTGGATCCAAATCGGATGTATGAGCAAAAATGGAATGAAGCTTCTGATGATGATGAAAAAACAAAATTCATTACACCAATAGTACCCCCTGATGCTCCAGTAAGTCCTCTTGTTGATGAGGAAAAGGGGAAAGGGAAAAAGAAGAAGAAAAAGAAATGGTGGCTTATTATTCTTCTGTCCTTACTTTTATTAGGTGGTGCTGGATTAGCTTCGGTGACACTGCTTCCTTCTATTTTTCAACTAAAAGAAGTCAGTGTGCCGGATGTAGTAGGAAATGATTATGAAGATGCTTTCGATAAGCTCAAAGCAGAAGGTTTAGATGTAAAACGCCAAGAAGTATTTGATAAAGAAGTGGAGGACGGAAAGGTAATTCGTCAAGATCCGGCTCCCCAAACCAAAGTAAAAGAGCGCAGTTTGGTAACTTTACAAGTTTCAAAAGGCCCTGAAAAAGAAAACATGCCAGATGTAGAGGGTATGAACATTGATTCCGCAGAAGCACTTCTAAATGATAAAGGGTTTACAAATATTAGTAAAAATTATGAGGACTCAGATACAGAGCCGGAAGGAACGGTCTTATCTCAAAATCCTGATCAAGATGAAAAAGTAACACCATCAGATACGACCGTTGAATTGACGGTCAGCAGCGGGAAACCATCGATTCAAGTAGAGAATCTTGCCGGGTTAACGAAGGAGCAAGTATCGAACTATGCGAATGATGCAGGTCTTGTTGTTGAATACAGTGAGGATTTTTCTGACTCGGTAGAAGAAGGAAAAGTTATTTCGCAAGATCCTTCTCCATTTACTCAAGTTGAGAAAGGCGCTACGATCAGTGTTGTGCTGTCAAAAGGACCAGAAGAAACAGAACCGCCGCCACCGCCGCCACAAGAAACGGCTCCTGATCGAACAACTACAGAGAAAATAGATGTTAAAGTCAAAGGGAAACCCAAGAAAGAAACAGTCCATGTGAAAATTGTTTATTCAGATAAAAATGCAACTGACAAAGTTTTTATTGAAGAAGATATCGCTGAAAATAAAATTTACTCCCTTCCGTTAACTATTGCTGAAGGTGGTACAGCTTCTTATACTGTGTTTATTAATGATAAACAAGATCAAGCAGTAACCATAAATTATGATGATATTTAG
- a CDS encoding Stp1/IreP family PP2C-type Ser/Thr phosphatase, whose product MQIAFQTDVGMVRKHNEDSGEVFTRGEHFLAVIADGMGGHKAGDIASQEALKCIKDAWGQFEENIGNIKEWITTVLKDTNQHIFQFSQENPETRGMGTTIVAALGTNKEVTVVHIGDSRCYLYSQGILKRVTDDHSLVQELVKSGQITEDEAEIHPRRNMIMKAVGTDESVEPEFNIITWDTGDYILLCSDGLSDKVSFKRIEEALNNPDEAVSEKVEKLITWAKNAGGEDNITAILIQNSSDTETKGEART is encoded by the coding sequence ATGCAAATTGCCTTTCAAACAGATGTTGGAATGGTAAGGAAGCATAATGAAGACAGCGGGGAAGTGTTCACGAGAGGTGAACACTTTCTTGCAGTTATTGCTGATGGAATGGGTGGACATAAAGCAGGTGATATTGCCAGCCAGGAAGCCTTAAAATGTATTAAAGATGCTTGGGGTCAATTTGAAGAAAATATAGGAAACATTAAAGAGTGGATCACAACGGTATTAAAGGATACAAATCAGCACATTTTTCAATTTTCACAAGAAAATCCTGAAACACGAGGAATGGGAACGACCATTGTTGCTGCTTTAGGTACAAATAAAGAGGTTACTGTAGTACATATTGGGGATAGCCGCTGTTATTTATATTCACAAGGTATTCTGAAACGGGTAACGGATGATCATTCACTCGTCCAAGAATTAGTGAAATCAGGACAGATTACAGAAGACGAAGCTGAAATTCACCCACGACGCAATATGATTATGAAAGCAGTCGGAACAGATGAATCCGTTGAACCTGAGTTTAATATCATCACTTGGGACACAGGCGATTACATCCTTCTTTGTTCTGATGGATTATCTGATAAAGTCTCTTTTAAGAGAATTGAAGAAGCATTGAACAATCCGGATGAAGCTGTCAGTGAAAAAGTAGAAAAATTGATAACATGGGCGAAAAATGCGGGTGGAGAAGACAATATAACTGCTATCCTTATACAAAATAGTTCTGACACAGAGACAAAAGGGGAAGCAAGAACATGA
- the rlmN gene encoding 23S rRNA (adenine(2503)-C(2))-methyltransferase RlmN: protein MLKPLTDKQTKPDIKPSIYSLELHELESWLTDIREPKFRGKQIFEWLYKKRVSSFEEMTNLPLGLREKLEKDYYIKPLKEVVRQESSDGTIKFLFELQDGYSIETVLMRHEYGNSICVTTQVGCRLGCTFCASTLGGLKRNLLAGEIVAQVLQVQRALDETDERVSSIVVMGIGEPFDNYDGLMSFLKIVNHDLGLNIGARHITISTSGVVPYIYKFADEGMQINFAISLHAANTETRSRLMPVNRMYPLNELMDSIRYYIKKTGRRVTFEYGLFGKVNDSVESANELADLISDIKCHVNLIPVNYVPERDYVRTPKAQIFKFLETLNSRGINATIRREQGHDIDAACGQLRAKERKEETR, encoded by the coding sequence ATGCTTAAACCATTAACAGATAAACAAACAAAGCCAGACATCAAACCTTCCATTTATTCGCTAGAACTGCATGAACTAGAATCATGGCTGACGGATATTAGAGAACCGAAGTTCAGAGGCAAGCAAATTTTTGAATGGCTTTATAAAAAACGTGTGTCTTCTTTTGAAGAAATGACGAACTTGCCTTTAGGACTGCGTGAAAAACTAGAAAAAGATTATTACATCAAGCCTCTTAAAGAAGTGGTGCGTCAAGAATCTTCAGATGGAACAATAAAGTTCCTATTTGAACTTCAAGACGGCTATTCAATTGAAACAGTTCTAATGAGACATGAATACGGAAACAGTATTTGCGTAACAACTCAAGTAGGATGCCGTTTAGGTTGTACGTTCTGCGCCTCGACTTTAGGCGGATTAAAACGGAACCTTTTAGCTGGCGAAATTGTTGCTCAAGTACTTCAAGTACAGCGTGCATTGGATGAAACTGATGAAAGAGTCAGTTCGATTGTAGTAATGGGAATTGGAGAGCCATTTGATAACTATGATGGTCTTATGTCATTCTTGAAAATCGTTAATCATGATTTAGGTCTGAATATTGGAGCTCGTCATATTACGATCTCAACGAGTGGTGTAGTCCCTTATATTTACAAATTTGCAGATGAAGGCATGCAAATTAATTTTGCAATATCCCTTCATGCAGCGAATACAGAAACGAGAAGCCGTTTAATGCCTGTAAACCGAATGTATCCACTTAACGAATTAATGGATTCTATTCGTTATTATATTAAGAAAACGGGCAGACGAGTTACATTTGAGTATGGTTTATTTGGAAAAGTAAACGACTCAGTTGAAAGTGCAAATGAACTAGCTGATCTTATTTCTGATATTAAGTGCCACGTAAACTTGATTCCTGTGAACTATGTACCGGAAAGAGATTATGTGCGAACACCGAAAGCACAAATATTTAAGTTCTTAGAGACGTTAAACTCAAGAGGCATAAATGCCACCATCAGAAGAGAACAAGGTCATGATATCGACGCTGCATGCGGTCAGCTGCGTGCGAAGGAACGTAAAGAAGAGACGAGGTGA
- the rsmB gene encoding 16S rRNA (cytosine(967)-C(5))-methyltransferase RsmB, protein MSGNLRAIALDVLVKVEQNQAYSNLQLNQALLKADVNDKDKSLLTSIVYGTIQRKNTIDFYLEQLLNKPIKKKDRWVLSLLRLSIFQMLYMDRVPDHAIIHEAVEIAKYKGHKGLAGMVNGILRKLQREGTAAMDEKIGNSAEKDALKYSMPSWLYERWSNQFGAENAEKMAEINLIPAPVTARINTMLINQDTVFDMLREEGITAEKGELSPEGIVIKDGYLPKSNAYNQGLVTIQDESSMLVARAVSPEPGEKVLDACAAPGGKSTHLAEMMKGEGRVVSLDLHQHKVELIKKQADRLGLNNIDARTLDARKVKEEFEIESFDRVLVDAPCSGFGVIRKKPDLKWAKTEQDVERLTSIQKDILHAASQMVKPDGILVYSTCTVDKEENAEVAEWFLSQHPEFEWDPHFSEKMPETVKPFIIEERSDLQIMPHYFNSDGFYIAAYRKKITGGEKHA, encoded by the coding sequence TTGAGTGGCAACTTAAGGGCAATCGCTCTAGATGTATTGGTAAAAGTAGAACAGAATCAAGCGTACAGCAACCTGCAGTTAAATCAGGCACTTCTAAAAGCTGACGTAAATGATAAAGACAAAAGTCTTTTAACGAGTATAGTGTATGGAACAATACAGCGTAAGAACACGATCGATTTTTATTTGGAACAGCTCTTAAACAAACCGATTAAGAAAAAAGATCGCTGGGTACTTAGTTTACTGCGCTTATCCATTTTTCAAATGCTGTACATGGATCGTGTTCCTGATCATGCCATCATTCATGAAGCGGTTGAGATCGCTAAATACAAAGGACACAAAGGATTGGCAGGAATGGTTAACGGCATTCTTCGCAAACTGCAAAGAGAAGGCACTGCTGCAATGGATGAAAAAATCGGCAATAGTGCTGAAAAAGACGCATTGAAATATAGTATGCCATCTTGGCTTTATGAACGTTGGAGCAACCAGTTTGGGGCAGAAAATGCTGAAAAAATGGCAGAGATTAATCTGATTCCAGCGCCTGTAACAGCGAGAATCAATACGATGCTAATAAATCAAGATACTGTTTTCGATATGTTGAGAGAAGAAGGAATAACTGCTGAAAAAGGAGAATTGTCTCCAGAGGGGATCGTTATCAAGGACGGTTACCTTCCTAAGTCGAATGCCTATAATCAAGGTTTGGTTACAATTCAAGATGAGAGTTCAATGCTGGTCGCTAGAGCTGTAAGTCCTGAACCTGGAGAAAAGGTACTTGATGCGTGTGCAGCTCCAGGAGGAAAATCCACTCATTTAGCTGAAATGATGAAGGGTGAAGGAAGAGTCGTTTCCCTTGATCTGCATCAGCACAAAGTTGAGTTAATCAAGAAACAGGCAGACAGATTAGGATTAAACAATATAGATGCCAGAACATTAGACGCTAGAAAAGTAAAAGAAGAATTTGAAATTGAATCATTTGACAGAGTTCTTGTGGATGCTCCGTGCAGCGGTTTTGGTGTGATCCGAAAAAAGCCTGACTTAAAATGGGCGAAGACAGAGCAAGATGTAGAAAGACTTACAAGTATACAAAAAGATATACTTCATGCTGCTTCACAGATGGTGAAACCAGATGGGATTCTCGTCTACAGCACTTGTACTGTTGATAAAGAAGAAAATGCTGAAGTAGCAGAATGGTTCTTGTCACAGCATCCAGAATTTGAATGGGATCCGCATTTTTCAGAAAAGATGCCAGAAACTGTGAAACCATTTATAATAGAAGAAAGATCTGATCTGCAAATTATGCCTCATTATTTTAATAGTGACGGATTTTATATCGCGGCTTACAGAAAAAAGATAACAGGTGGTGAGAAACATGCTTAA
- the fmt gene encoding methionyl-tRNA formyltransferase, which produces MKIVFMGTPDFSVPVLRQLVEDGYEVAGVVTQPDKPVGRKKEIKQTPVKEEALKHDIKVYQPIKLREEYKEIIDLQPDLIVTAAYGQILPSAILEAPKYGCINVHASLLPKYRGGAPIHKSIIDGNEKTGITIMYMVEKLDAGDILTQVEVPINEKDHVGSLHDKLSAAGAKLLSETIPLLLNDKIVSIPQNPDEVTFAWNITREQEKIDWTLSGGEIYNHIRGLHPWPVAYTTYNGQPLKVWWGEKEAASKHAEPGTILAFADKGLQIATGDDTSIVITDLQLSGKRRMSAIDFLKGTNVELGLKLGE; this is translated from the coding sequence ATGAAAATCGTATTTATGGGTACTCCAGACTTTTCTGTTCCTGTACTTCGTCAATTGGTTGAAGACGGTTATGAAGTCGCAGGAGTTGTTACTCAGCCGGACAAGCCTGTTGGAAGAAAAAAAGAAATAAAGCAAACCCCTGTTAAAGAAGAAGCGTTAAAGCATGATATTAAAGTGTATCAACCAATAAAACTGCGTGAAGAATATAAAGAGATCATAGATCTACAGCCAGATTTAATCGTTACTGCTGCCTATGGACAAATATTGCCTTCCGCAATATTAGAAGCCCCGAAATATGGATGTATTAATGTGCATGCTTCTCTGCTTCCGAAATACAGAGGCGGAGCACCAATTCACAAAAGTATAATCGACGGTAATGAAAAAACGGGTATCACCATCATGTATATGGTTGAAAAATTAGATGCTGGTGATATACTTACTCAAGTTGAAGTTCCAATAAACGAAAAAGATCATGTAGGATCATTACATGATAAATTAAGTGCAGCAGGTGCGAAGCTATTATCCGAAACTATACCTTTACTGCTTAATGATAAGATTGTATCCATTCCGCAAAATCCTGATGAAGTAACGTTCGCTTGGAATATCACACGGGAACAAGAAAAAATCGATTGGACTTTATCAGGCGGTGAAATATATAACCACATTCGGGGACTTCACCCCTGGCCAGTGGCGTATACAACTTATAATGGTCAGCCACTGAAAGTTTGGTGGGGTGAAAAAGAAGCAGCGTCAAAGCATGCTGAACCAGGGACAATACTTGCATTTGCTGATAAAGGACTCCAAATCGCAACTGGTGATGATACAAGTATTGTAATTACCGATCTGCAGTTATCAGGTAAGAGAAGAATGTCTGCAATTGATTTTTTAAAAGGAACAAATGTAGAACTAGGTTTGAAATTAGGTGAATAA
- the def gene encoding peptide deformylase produces the protein MTIRKIVEYPNPVLETKCEKVTTFDKKLKTLIKDMFDTMYDADGVGLAAPQIGIPKQIAVVDVGDDSDQIVLINPEVLSATGTQTGPEGCLSFPGLFGDVERPLNVSVKAQNREGKEFTLKAEGFLARALLHEIDHLHGVLFTSKVIAYYEKEEMEG, from the coding sequence ATGACGATTCGTAAAATAGTAGAATATCCCAATCCTGTTTTAGAAACCAAATGTGAAAAAGTTACAACGTTCGATAAAAAATTAAAAACCTTGATCAAAGATATGTTTGATACGATGTATGATGCTGATGGAGTAGGATTAGCTGCTCCTCAAATCGGCATTCCAAAACAGATTGCTGTAGTTGATGTTGGAGATGATTCAGATCAGATCGTATTGATTAATCCAGAAGTCTTATCGGCTACTGGAACTCAGACTGGACCCGAAGGATGTTTAAGTTTCCCAGGATTATTTGGAGATGTTGAACGGCCTTTAAATGTTTCTGTTAAAGCACAAAACAGAGAAGGTAAAGAGTTTACACTTAAAGCAGAAGGTTTTCTGGCTCGGGCACTTTTACATGAAATAGACCATCTTCATGGAGTTCTGTTTACTTCTAAAGTGATTGCTTATTACGAAAAAGAAGAAATGGAAGGGTAG
- the priA gene encoding primosomal protein N', giving the protein MIAAVVVDVPSGSVNKTFDYKVPEKCAEWAEPGMRVIVPFGPRKLQGFILEIKPSSTVKGLKNISEILDPLPVLTTELIELGQWLAKQTLSFYITTYQAMLPAAMKATYEKFFVILTPEKLPEHLAVTFTQQDELSFNEVMKDFPERLNELLLLVKAGTLDVIYKVKDKANKKKIKFVTILNKVAAAEFLEENERKAEKQKAVISELLHRPPGYYSMQEILMETGASLPSVLALAKKGFVKIEEKEVYRDPYNGRNIKQTDPLPLTENQQSAILPILNSIENDRHDTILVHGVTGSGKTEVYLQSIQAVLDKGKEAICLVPEISLTPMMVNRFKARFGSRVAVLHSGLSVGEKYDEWRKILRKEVSVVVGARSAAFAPFTNLGIVIIDEEHESSYKQEDHPRYHARDVSIWRGKYHSCPIVLGSATPSLETYARAKKGLYILSELRSRVHSNPMPEVKIVDMREELKNGNRSMFSDNLMEMMKEGLSKQEQTVLFLNRRGYASFILCRDCGYVAECPHCDISLTYHKRNGALKCHYCGYQETIPSACPSCTSEHIRFFGTGTQKVEEELAKVLPEARVIRMDVDTTSKKGSHERLLTAFENEEADILLGTQMIAKGLDFPKVTLVGILAADTMLHLPDFRASEKTFQLLTQVSGRAGRHELEGKVIIQGYDTEHYSVQLASRHDYLSFYDYEMKTRKLHQYPPFFYLGLLTFSHPDLMQVVAASEKAASFLSARLSNQSILLGPVTSPIARIKDRYRYQVMIKYKNEPELGLWFEEIISHFQKDKSIKDLQITAELNAQTLM; this is encoded by the coding sequence ATGATCGCGGCAGTCGTAGTAGATGTTCCATCAGGCAGTGTGAACAAAACTTTCGATTACAAAGTACCTGAAAAGTGCGCAGAGTGGGCAGAACCGGGGATGAGGGTCATCGTACCTTTTGGACCTAGGAAGCTCCAGGGCTTCATTTTAGAAATAAAACCTTCTTCAACCGTTAAGGGGTTAAAAAACATCTCTGAAATTTTAGATCCATTGCCTGTTCTGACAACTGAACTCATAGAGCTTGGGCAATGGCTGGCTAAGCAAACGCTGAGTTTTTATATCACCACGTATCAAGCGATGCTTCCTGCAGCGATGAAAGCAACATATGAAAAATTCTTTGTGATTTTGACACCGGAAAAGCTTCCCGAACATCTGGCAGTTACTTTTACGCAGCAGGATGAATTGAGCTTTAACGAAGTGATGAAAGATTTTCCTGAGCGATTAAATGAATTGCTTTTATTAGTTAAAGCTGGAACTTTAGATGTCATTTATAAAGTGAAAGACAAGGCAAACAAGAAGAAAATAAAATTCGTAACCATCTTAAATAAAGTAGCAGCTGCAGAATTTCTGGAGGAAAACGAAAGAAAAGCTGAAAAACAAAAGGCAGTCATTTCAGAATTGCTTCATCGTCCGCCTGGGTATTACTCAATGCAGGAAATACTAATGGAAACAGGGGCATCTCTTCCTTCTGTCCTAGCACTAGCTAAAAAAGGATTCGTCAAAATTGAGGAAAAAGAAGTCTATAGAGACCCTTATAATGGAAGGAATATTAAGCAAACAGATCCATTACCGTTAACGGAAAATCAGCAGAGCGCGATACTGCCGATTTTAAACTCCATTGAAAATGATCGGCATGACACCATTCTCGTCCATGGGGTTACAGGAAGCGGAAAGACGGAGGTCTATCTACAATCTATTCAAGCGGTGTTAGATAAAGGAAAGGAAGCTATTTGTCTTGTTCCAGAGATTTCCCTTACACCAATGATGGTAAATCGATTTAAAGCACGATTTGGAAGCAGAGTTGCTGTCTTGCACAGCGGTTTGTCTGTTGGTGAAAAATACGACGAATGGCGTAAAATACTAAGGAAAGAAGTTTCAGTCGTCGTAGGAGCACGTTCTGCAGCCTTTGCGCCTTTTACAAATCTGGGAATCGTAATAATAGATGAAGAACATGAATCCAGTTATAAACAAGAAGATCATCCTCGATATCATGCGAGGGACGTTTCCATTTGGAGAGGAAAGTACCATTCATGTCCGATTGTACTCGGCAGTGCGACACCCTCTTTAGAAACATATGCTCGTGCTAAAAAGGGGCTATACATTCTTTCAGAACTAAGATCACGCGTGCATTCAAATCCAATGCCTGAAGTAAAGATTGTAGACATGCGAGAAGAATTGAAAAACGGCAATAGGTCCATGTTTTCGGACAATTTAATGGAAATGATGAAAGAAGGATTAAGTAAGCAAGAACAAACGGTTTTATTTTTAAATCGGAGAGGTTATGCTTCTTTTATTTTGTGCCGTGATTGCGGTTATGTAGCTGAATGTCCTCATTGTGATATCTCTCTTACTTATCATAAAAGGAATGGAGCATTAAAGTGTCATTATTGCGGTTATCAAGAAACCATTCCTTCAGCTTGTCCATCATGTACAAGTGAACATATTCGCTTTTTTGGTACGGGTACACAAAAAGTGGAAGAAGAACTCGCAAAAGTTTTGCCTGAAGCACGCGTAATAAGGATGGATGTTGATACAACATCAAAAAAGGGCAGCCATGAACGCCTCTTAACTGCATTCGAAAATGAAGAGGCGGATATATTGTTAGGAACACAAATGATCGCTAAAGGTTTGGATTTTCCAAAAGTGACGCTTGTGGGGATCTTAGCAGCTGATACGATGCTGCATCTTCCTGATTTCAGAGCTTCTGAAAAAACATTTCAATTATTAACACAAGTCAGCGGCCGAGCAGGAAGGCATGAACTCGAAGGTAAGGTAATTATCCAAGGCTATGATACGGAGCATTACAGTGTCCAGCTCGCATCCAGACATGATTACCTTTCTTTTTACGATTATGAAATGAAAACGAGAAAACTCCATCAATATCCACCCTTTTTCTATTTAGGTTTATTAACTTTCAGTCATCCTGATCTTATGCAAGTTGTGGCTGCGAGCGAAAAAGCAGCAAGCTTTCTATCTGCCAGACTGTCAAATCAAAGCATTTTGCTTGGCCCTGTGACTTCACCAATAGCACGCATCAAAGATAGATATCGGTATCAGGTCATGATAAAATACAAAAATGAACCAGAGCTAGGCTTGTGGTTTGAAGAAATTATATCTCATTTTCAAAAGGATAAAAGCATTAAAGACCTGCAGATTACGGCAGAATTAAATGCACAAACATTAATGTAG
- the coaBC gene encoding bifunctional phosphopantothenoylcysteine decarboxylase/phosphopantothenate--cysteine ligase CoaBC encodes MEKKKILLAVSGGIAAYKAATVASRLYQGGYEVKVILTESAQKFITPLTFQTLTRQEVYTDTFDEKDPSAVSHIEIGDWADLVLIAPATANVIGKLANGIADDMLTTTLLATKADVIIAPAMNVNMFNHPAVQKNMETLASFNWRFIEPNEGLLACGWIGKGRLAEPEELIEAVHSYFNETNSEKPLPLSGKKLLVTAGPTREELDPVRYFTNHSSGKMGYAIAAAAREWGAEVTLVTGPTSLQPPNGIKVENVTSAREMYEKVLSHYNTQDIVIKCAAVADYTPVSVFENKFKKKNDTWTVELKKTDDILRALGEKKEHQILVGFAAETENLESYAHDKLVRKNLDMVIGNNVSKEGSGFGSDTNEIMMLKKDGSKRSLPILSKEKVAKEILEQVLDMMKR; translated from the coding sequence ATGGAAAAAAAGAAAATATTACTTGCCGTATCTGGCGGAATTGCTGCGTATAAAGCAGCGACTGTTGCCAGCAGATTATATCAAGGCGGATATGAAGTAAAAGTCATTCTGACAGAATCTGCTCAAAAATTTATTACACCATTAACATTTCAAACATTAACGAGACAAGAGGTGTATACCGACACATTTGATGAAAAAGATCCTTCAGCTGTTAGCCACATTGAAATAGGAGATTGGGCAGATCTAGTATTAATTGCACCTGCTACAGCGAATGTAATTGGAAAACTGGCGAACGGAATCGCTGATGATATGCTGACTACTACATTACTTGCAACGAAAGCTGATGTAATAATTGCACCTGCAATGAATGTAAATATGTTTAATCACCCAGCAGTACAAAAAAATATGGAGACTCTTGCAAGTTTCAACTGGCGTTTTATCGAACCGAATGAAGGCTTGCTTGCCTGTGGATGGATCGGAAAAGGAAGGCTTGCAGAACCTGAGGAATTGATCGAAGCGGTTCATTCTTATTTTAATGAAACGAATAGTGAAAAGCCTCTGCCTCTTTCAGGAAAGAAATTGTTAGTAACGGCAGGACCTACAAGAGAAGAACTTGATCCAGTCCGTTATTTTACGAACCATTCTTCTGGAAAAATGGGATATGCGATTGCTGCAGCAGCTAGAGAATGGGGGGCAGAAGTAACGCTTGTTACAGGACCAACTTCCTTGCAGCCGCCTAATGGGATTAAAGTTGAAAATGTTACCTCGGCTAGAGAGATGTACGAAAAAGTGCTTTCTCATTACAACACTCAAGATATCGTTATTAAATGTGCGGCTGTTGCTGATTATACGCCAGTATCTGTATTTGAAAACAAATTCAAGAAAAAAAATGATACATGGACGGTTGAATTAAAAAAGACTGATGATATTTTGAGAGCACTTGGCGAAAAGAAGGAACATCAAATTCTTGTAGGATTTGCAGCTGAAACAGAAAATCTTGAGAGTTATGCCCACGATAAGTTAGTTAGGAAAAATTTAGACATGGTGATAGGCAACAATGTATCAAAAGAAGGTTCTGGTTTCGGAAGTGATACGAACGAAATTATGATGCTAAAAAAAGATGGATCAAAACGTTCTCTTCCAATCCTATCTAAGGAGAAAGTTGCCAAAGAAATTTTAGAACAAGTGCTGGATATGATGAAACGATGA
- the rpoZ gene encoding DNA-directed RNA polymerase subunit omega, which translates to MLYPSIDSLMEIIDSKYSLVTLSSKRAREIQKYENQQIAKPVSYKFVGKALEEIQSGILTPVGEIQKD; encoded by the coding sequence ATGCTATATCCATCCATTGACTCTCTTATGGAAATCATTGATTCAAAATATTCTCTTGTAACTTTAAGTTCAAAACGTGCAAGAGAAATCCAAAAGTATGAAAACCAGCAAATCGCAAAGCCAGTTTCTTACAAATTTGTAGGGAAAGCATTAGAAGAAATTCAATCTGGTATTTTAACTCCGGTCGGCGAAATTCAAAAAGACTAA